The DNA segment CTTTTCGGTTCATAGGttgaagaattcttttgtttgtaatctttgggtgtGGACAAAATCAATTGTAAATGTAGATCCTCTCACTTTACCTAGTTTTCTTGATTGGCTAGGAGCTAGATGAGGGTcgagtttgttttcctttctcttggGTGTGCTTTAAGGGTcctttgtatactccctgtatgctttgggcTTTCCTTTTGGTgcccttttctaatataattctgtttttgcctatcaaaaaaaaaataatcatcaataaacgAAACAAACCAACAAACTCCCAAAATATTAGGAACTCGTGATGGGCCCAAATATCATTGTGAATTAAAGCAAAAGGAAATtatgatcttttgttgctcaaaGGAAATGGGGCACAATGATGTTTTGCAAATTCACTAACATTACAATGAAAAGTGTCTACATCAATATTCTTAAAAAGTAAAAGGAACATGAccttaaatatattaaatgaaggGTGGCCAAGTCGAAAGTGATAAAGCTAAATTTGGTCTTGATTTGAAGAAGAGGACTcagataaaaaagaaagaggtaGTTGATTCCCATTGCCAACATTGCCACTACTTGTATCAAGGTAGTAGAGTTCGTTCTTTTCCTTAACATGCCCAATCTTCTCTCCCAAAACTcggtcctgaaaaacacaatgaGTAGGGGAAAAGATAACTCTACAATTCATATCTTTTGTGAGTTAATAAATGGACACAAGGTTGGTTGAAAGCTTGAGAACAAGTAAGACATTTTTAAGACTCAAAGAAAGGTTTACATTGACCATTCCCAAACCTGCAACAGTAGCTAAAGACCCATCAGCAATGGTTATTTTCTTATTGCTAGGACATGGAATATATGTGCTAAATTTTTCTGATGAATGTCATATGCTCAGTAGCTCTTGAGTCAATAATCTAAGAGCTTGACAGGGACATAGCTGAGACACTAAAAGCATGAGAGAAAGGAGACTTACATGAATGTGCGAGAGAGCAAACACCCATAGGTTTCTCCAAtgaacccaatttttttttcatcttttcaatGTCCTCCTAATTCAATTCTCCAAGTTTCGTGTTGTTGTACTTTGATTGTTCTCTTTAGAATTATTAGCATCATCTACATACACTTGGCTTCACTGTTGTCCCCCTTTAAAACCACTAGCACAGTTGATACCCATGGTTTACCATAAAGTTTCCAGCATGTCTCTTTTGTATGCTGCGGTTTTTTACAATATGTGCACCAAACATTGTCCTTATTCTTAGAAAAATCACATATGCCACTGTCATTATTGCCACCCTGTCTCGGGTTTAGGCCTTTGAAATTACTATCTCTTGGTTTTGATGTAGCAAGGGCTGAACCTTCAGCTAGTTGAGAATCAATCATAACACCTCATCATCCTTCCTCTGCTCGAATAATGGAAAACACCTCATTAATGGATGGCAAATCTTCCTTTCCTAAGACTTGAACTCAAACTTGATCAAATTCAATTTAAGGCAAGTAAGAAACTTGAAAATGTGCTCCCTTTCAACAAACTTTCTTAACATTGCATCATCTTCACTACATTTCATTTGAAGATTTTGGTAATAATCCATTTCTTGCCAAAGACTTTTCAAGAGATTATAATATTCAATGACCAATCTTGTTCCTTatttagtagttgaaattttttgcttaattttatagatttgagACGCATCACGTATTTTAGAATAAGTTTGTCTTATTGTCTCCCAAATCTCTTTAGCTGTGGTGAGAAACATACAAGTGCCACTGATTTCAAGCAACATAGAATTCCATaaccatgacatgatcatggaATCCTCTTCAGCCCATTGGTTGAACTTCAGATATTCAGGCTATGGACCTATGTCAATTAGATGACTTAGTTTGCCTTTCTCTTTCAAAAAGGTTTGCACTAGTTGAGACCATTGGGGATAGTTTCGGCCATTCAACCGATACGCTGAATTGATATTCTATAACTCTCCAATGGTTTGATGAGGCAAAGTTTCACCAAAGACGGCTATGGGTGTGGCAGAAGTCTCAGACATGTCAGACATGGTGAAATCCCAAAAATTGCAAGTAGAGATTGAAGCAAGAGAACGgatgaaagatgaaaaatgaaataaacaaaacaCACACCAATGAAGGCCGAAAGAATTAGGCTTGAAATTAACAACGAAGGCTGAAAAACTTGAACTAAAATCAGCAATGAAGGTTGATGAAGAATGTCCAAAGTGGCTTTGATATAATGTGGGAGAAAGTGGTAAAAAATTCTTATTCAATCAGCTGTTACAATCCTAATTTATATCCTATATTTACAaagaaatttaaggaaaaaaataaactaataatccCTATAAATCATGACAATCCATATAAATCAAGGATTATTCTTCCTAATCTAATATACAGCTATATACACTTTCTTAATCTAATTTACAGTTATATACAATTACATAAATGTATACAAGAGACCCCAATTAAGAAAATTCAGATTTCTAACATTGCATATGTACtatgtaccttttttttttccctatggGTAAAATATGAGAATATATTAAAGGGTGCAACAATGCACAAACCTAATATACAGAAAGCGCTCAAAGGTAGaatgaaagcaaagagaacAACATGGGAAAACTAACCAGACACACCACCTAACACCCCAGAAAATCAGATTGTTCCTAGCCAACTCTCAAGCTCCCAAAAAGTGTCCTGTGTACCTTAGGTGAGCTCTTTCTTTGGGTGCTTTGTTATATAATATTAtcattgcctatcaaaaaagcACCATCTTATGGCTTTCTTCAACCCATGGGTTATATAATTCACTGTGTAAATGATCAATagctaaatttttctttttctttggggGGAATTTTCATCTTTCATGTTGTCATTTAAGTATTTCTTCCTTTATGATCTGgctctaattttcctttatgcACTTGATCTTTCCAGGATGACTCTAAACTTTATATCTTCCTTGAGCTTGTGACGAAAGGTTCACTTTTAAGCCTTTATCAAAAGTATCATTTGCAGGAAAGCCAAGCCTCGGTCTACACAAAGCAGATTTTAAATGGTTTGAAATATCTACATGAGCAAAATGTAGTTCACAGGTGATACAAATGATCTTACTGCTTAATTGTTTGGTCAtatttatctatatatttatttctgttttcttgttttctcaGCATTTTTTTTTGATGTATTGCTTTGAACATGTTTTGATTATTTCCGTTCTCTTGCCTTAGCCACCAAGATGTCGAATTAATATGCATGAACTACACAATACCTGGATGCACAGCTTGCTTACCTCGAGAAAATCGGTTCACTCTATTGTGGAAGTTTTCCTGttattcgattttttttttcccatcctTGCTGCAAtgtttccaaattgaaattctCAATCTTATTGGAGAGTGTAGTTGTTGCCATTTGCTATTTAGAGTTATTAATGATTTTATACTTTGTTTTACGATGTTATGATGCCAGAAATAGGTCAGATTTAGCTGAGAATGGAAAGGggaacacacacacacacagtgGACATATGTTCACCTCTGATAACAGATTTATACTTTCTCTGACATGATAATTGCACCTGCCCTCTTTCAGAAAAAGcaaaagggggaaaaaggaGTTGAAGGCATGGATGTTAATCATCTTCATTTTGACATAACTGTAATGAGATTAATTTCTATTCAAAGACTTGTGAGAATATCTTGAAGTTGTTCTGTGGACTTAACATTTTGAGTGATAATTAAGTATAGAGCACAGTATATCCCAATAAGCTATTCCTCTCCTAAAATATATCGTTTGTTATATTTCAAGTTGTGATTTGGTTTATCTTGTAACAACTTCATTTGTGAATTACCTACAAGGAACCCCATCTCCATCTCTATTTGAGTTGCATCATGCAGTTAGCTGCATTGAACATCAATTTGTATTCTGTCAATGCTGGGTCTTGCTTGCATCCATGTCCACCTTTTTACTTTCCTAGGTGACTGCATTTTATTTCCCTTCAAGGAGTGAATTATAAGAGGAAGAAGCACTTTCTCTCTCACTTAGTCTATCTTTCCCTCTCTCTGCAAAGAATCTCATCTTCATTTGACTCATTCTCAATCTCCCTTCATGGGAACTTTCGAACCTTGAAATGgaattgaaaattgtttgatatctctctctctcccattcTCCCTGCCCTTATTTCTCACTCTCCCTTGGCCCCTTTCTTTCCCTATTTACTCATTTTCAACCTCCATAGGATATTCTGAAATTTGAAATGGAATTCTTTTCTCACTTTCACTATGCCCTCTGCTTCCCCAATTCCCTTATAGATTCATTGTTGATCTCCCTTCATAGGAACTCTTGAAACGTCAAatggaattgaaaatttttggatcTCTCCCTCTATCCTGCATGCTTCCTCACCCCCCTCTCTCTTCCTTTGCTACCTCCTTCTATTGACTCATTCTCAATCCCCCTTCATAGGAACTTTTGAACCCTGAAATggaattgaaattttttggatCTTTCCCTCCCCTTCTCGCTCcccctctcttcctcttcccTCATTGACCCGTTCTCAATCTCTTTTCAAGAGAACTTTTGAACCTTGAAATGGAATTAACAAATTTCTTGGCTCTCTTCCTCTCCTCTTTCCCTCTCTCCGTttttgtgagtgtttagctaggttggcaattccggacaaaattcctaagtgtcccctaactcggctttcctattcctattcggactacttgactttgaagactaagactttgctaagaggccgAGGTATGTAGTCAAGTGTGTGGTGATTGGATGTGAATCAACccggtttttaatctttaaatgtgttagaaagttgggaaaaatggtttttggtgcaaggcTTTCATTCCTCTGTTTCTGGATCGATCCAGGTGTAGGGGTGGATCTAtccaactaatgttttttttatcaaatctcagccattagattaagggtttctttttacactttaaaaaccaatcttctctcattttctgtGTAGAGAGACTGCTGAAAACGTGGGGAGAGCAGCCACACTCCaagtgttcttcattttctcatttttgctttcctaatttggggtttttgattgcaaagaaaatccacttctcttaatgttttccaaactagttttcaatggatttttttgagcaataaatgggttgattcattacTTCATTCACAtctcaatctctcattctatttgggtttgtgcaaaaacccattttcttcttgtgtggattcaagaaaaggccgagattgagcttggtgcggactccaagtgtgctccaaaaagagaagctgaaaatgaaggtactagtcaagtattccgggaaggattggttggcttgagttaggtaaaaccttgtactcagtttttattcttcatagtggagttttcaatcggtgataggcctgtggtttttgatctcttcagaggttttccacgttaaaaaatccggtgttcattgtctctttctctcactctatatttttatttatttttgaggagtgttgaagcatttgcatgtgttttgcatttataaattgttgggagagtgttgatgcatacattattgcttgtggatgttttgctttgttgaaaagttattggaagaaaaaattCTTGACATTAAGATagtctaaggttaggtaatctttgttgggagaatttttaaattgttctacaacacctattcacccccctctaggtgtagttcattattgagattcacattttcagTTTTCTTCCCCAACTAACTTAATTTTAATCTCTCTTCATGTTTTGAACCATGAAAAGCAACTCCTCTATCTCTTTTTCCCCTTCCCTCCACCCCTTCCTTTCCTtattgattcattcccaatctTCCCCATTAGGAACTTTTGAACCTtgaaatggaatttaaaaattttggatcTCTCCTCCCCTTTGTCCTAACCCACTTTTCCTCTCTCCCTATTGACTCATTCTCAGTCTTCCTTAACGAGAACTCTGGaaacttgaaataaaattaacGAACTTTTCTCTCTATCTTCCCCCTCGTCCTCTCTTCCCTTGATTAGCTCAATTTTATCTATGTTCATGTTTTGAATCATGAAAAGAAGCTCCGTCCTCTTCTCCCTCAGCTTTGcttctcttccttttctctttccttttgttCCTGACTGCTTTGATCATAATCTCCTTCATAAGAAATTTGGAACCATGCCAAGCAACTTCTCTCTTTGCCTTCCCCCTTTCCACCGCAACTCTCTGTCCATTCCTCCTAGTGCAACTGACTCCACCCAATCTTCTTGTATGGAAACTTTTGAATGATTAAATGTTTCTCTCTCCCTCTGTCCTGTCATCTCCTTGCATAATGTAAACATAGTATTACCTCACTTCCTTCCTTCCATCTTGCAGCAACTGACTCAATCTCAATCTTCCTTCATGAGAACTTTTGAACACTTAcatctctctctgtctctctctctcgctctctctctctcccatgtTGATCTTGAATATGTAAACATAGTACTTATGGAGGGAAATACAAGTTCTAAATCTATGTTGTTGTTTGCACCATAGTTGACTACAAATCTCCAATCAAGTTCACTAAATGACTGTCATACAACCAAAGGAGCAAGTGTTGTGTGAATAGTGTGGCTTAGAATAGGAAATATCTATTGGGTGAGGTGTAATTGCAATGCTTTTGTGCAATAATCACAAGGATAGAACTATGgatttgtgtgtgtgtggtgatggtggtgggggggggggggggggagaatATGAAAGATTTGAAAGCACAATTTTCTgagtatttttcttaattatagattttttttttttttttttttgttctaagaCTAatcttttctctttcattttcaaggGATATCAAATGTGCAAATATATTGGTGGATGTACATGGATCTGTGAAAATTGCGGATTTTGGATTGGCAAAGGTTGTTTTCTTCAGTAGAGTTACAATCTCCATTGTTTCTAATTGCTGAATGATGTAACATAATATTTCTTGTTGTTTATCTTCTCAGGCAACCAAATTGAATGATGTAAAATCTTGTAGAGGAACACCATTCTGGATGGCCCCAGAGGTTTGCTTCCTCCCTTTTGATATCTTCATTTTTATGAACAATTCATGTTCTGAATTGGATTGAGAACTATATTTACTCAACTGACTTTCAGCATGCTTGTGATGCAGTCTCTGGAACCATCTTTAGTAAGCGttttattcaaaaaaagaaGTGATATAACTCAACTAAATTATGGAGTAGTTCAGTTTTTTCTTGGAAAGCTGTTTCTGTCAATTAAttgattagtttttatttttttcaaactgtTGTTCGGAGCTAAGGGAGACTTAGCTGATGTCATCTCTTATTAGCATTTTTCTATCAATGCATTTAGATTTACCATCATGTATGAGGTGTTAATAATTCCACACAACCAGCTACCAATGCACTCACGTTAGTAGATGTATGGAACTGCGGAATTCTCATATTAGTCTAAATTGGTGATTTCTTTTCTGAGAGGTGGAAGCCTTGGCTTCATTATTTGTTATGGGAAAATTAGTCTAATACAAGAAGATTAATATAAGGATTCTGCAATTAAGTCCTAGTTAATTTACTCCATTGCCATCCTTATaaccgattttttttttaaatgttttttttagattttaatttaatatttttttgtttctttttaaaaaaaattaattcttaatttttattttttgtgatagATAATAtgtctttttctctttttccttttcccttttttttgggTTCCTATTGGTACTCTAAACCTGGAAGCTCTCACATCCTCCCCACCAACCCCTTGAGGCCTTACCACCTGATTGGGCCTTAAGATCAACCAATGAGGTAATTGGTCCCACCAAACCTATAATCAATCTTGTTATTGCTTCCTATATTTTGCAATCTTTTGTCAGATTTGTTTTGAAGTTGGAGAGCTATCAGTTTTAGTCATGGAAAACATATATTCATATTAAAGTGTAAAAAATTTACTAACAAGTGAGGCCAGCATTAGGAAAATTATTCATCTCTAAAGGGGGAGGTTAACTCTCATCAAGAGCACTTTATCTAGcattcctatttattttatgtctttgttCCATATTCCGAGGATAGTTAGATTGAGGTTGGAGAAAATTGAGAGGGATTTCCTATGGGGAGGTGGAGGGTTGGAGAAAATGATACATCTTGTGAAGTGTGGTCCACTATGTGTTTGGAGAAAAGCAAAGGCAGGTTAGAGGCTCAACATCTCTTTGTTAAATAAGGCGCTtttgtgcaaatggagttggcggTATGCCATTGCAAGAGGTGCCTTTTGGACATGATTGATTAGTGGCAAATATGGAGAGGAAGAGAGTGGGTGGTGTTTTGGTGAAGTTAGAGTTGGGTATGGAGTTGTGCTTTGGAAATCCATTAGGAAGGAACAAAACACTTTCTTGggctttttttccttttgtagcGGGTAATAGGAGGAGGATGAGGTTTTGGATGGATAAGTGGTGTAGGGATGAACCGTTGTATATTTCCTTCTCTTCTTTATATACCTTAGGTGTTGCAAAAGAGGCTTGGGTGGTAGATCTTTGGTTTCAACATGGGGAGAGAGGTCATTGAAACCCTTGTTTCTCATGTTCTTTGAATGATTGGGAAGTGGATGAAGTTGaggatttatttttcaagttgcAAGGAAAGGCAGTTTATAAAGAGGGGGAAGATAAGTTGGTGTGAATGAACTTGTACAATAATAAGTTCTCAGTGAGTCATTTATATGTTGATTTGGAATTGGAGGTTGTTATGTTATTTCCAAGGTGGGTAGTTTGGAATTCATGGGTCCTTTGAAAGTTAACTTTTTTGCATAGGAGACGATTTGGGGAAAATTTCTAGTTTTAGATtagcttaaaaaaaaagggtagtCTTTGGTcaataggtgttttctttgcaaagaagaagaATCCATAGATCACATCCTCCTTTGTTGTTCTCTGGTTAGGATTCTTTGGCAATTGTTGTTTGATCTCTTTTGTATTCATTGGGTGCAAGTTGTTATAGTAAAGGCAACTCTTTTAGGGTGACACgtttcttttgtgggcaaaaggaggaaaaaggtTTGGAGAGCAACTCCTTTATATCTATTTTGGATGgtttgaaaggaaagaaatctTAGGTAGTTTGAAAATAAAGAGCATTCAGCTCAGTTTTTTAAGAtggtttttttaagaaatttgttttcttGGGTAAAGTTGTATATAGAGATTGATTCTGTCTTTACTTGATTTTATTGAGTGGTCGGGTTCTAGTTAAGGGAGGGGGTTGTTGGggttcttttcttgtttttgtgcTAGGACACTTTTTGTATACATCTACTTTGGAGTGTCTTTGTggcgtttttattttttaatgcatttggttttatttatgaaaaaaaataaaaaaattatgctgGCAATCAGCCCTTGCATTGTTCAAGTGCTAAAGTTTGATAATTCCATGTAAGAGCACaccataaatttgaaaaaataaaaattaaacaaaaacaaaatggtAGCAATTCAATAAGCAGCCTAGCATCCTCTTGGCCACACCCTTTAGAGCAACCTAACAATTTTGCATTATAGAACTACCATATCCTCTAGTTCACTTGATTATTGATTTGGATGGGTTTGTTATTAATACTTGTAACACCCATAACAAAGTTATAGCCAGACTATGGCATGTTGGAGTTGGCTGACAAGCATGAGCATGGTAATATTTCAGGGAACAAAGTTCAAGTTTAACTACTTGCAACACTCTTTCAACTTTGTTGTTTCTTTCATTCATGGATATTTGCTAGTTTCTTCAGGAAGCATATTTAACTGTTTTAAGTGGTTATTGGAATCTTGGAGTATATTTGGTGTTAAGTCCCAAAATCTGGACTCTTTAACCTTTTTAAGCCCTATAAAGATGTTAAAACCATGGATCTATGAATTTTCAATAACAGTACGacattttattcaaaaatcatGTAGCAGTTGGGATTCATAACTCAAACCCCAAGTTTAAATCTAGGCATCCAaatgattttggaaaatttacaTTATGTTACAAGGCACAACATGCTCAAGCGTTTCTTGTAGATAGTTTGAGTTTATGAATTATTCTTGTTTCTTATAGATAGTTTGAGTTTATGATTTCATTGTGTAACTATAGGTTGTTAATTGGAAAAATGAGGGCTATGGGCTTGCAACTGATATATGGAGCCTTGGATGCACTGTGTTGGAGATGTTAACTCGTCGACCCCCATATTCCCACTTGGAAGGCGTACGTATGACATTTCGTAGATATacaacattattttctttaatgttttttcttgttttgttcttATGTTTGTGCTCTTCAATTACTTGTTATTCAAATTGATGATATGGAAATTGGTTGAGTTTGGCTTTGACTTTGAAAATGCTGATGATTTTATAGTAAGGGTGAAGATCTTGACCCAAAGTCTACCCCTTTTTGAAGGATTCGATATAAAAACAATCTACACCTGTAACATCTCAAGAATAAAAacactcaaataaaaaatatatctaaaattatttggaatgggTTGAGTCTAAGAGCTTCTTAGATCCACACACCTTATCATTTCGTGATTATTATTGGAATGtatcccaaattcctaattattattaattcctttttgtaaagaatattgtatagaatatttcctaagttgatatatcattgtaatattagatttttttatagaataaggaaagttgttaggaatatctctataaatattctaggttataaggaaaaaaagttataagatAGAGATGAGCTTGTAGAGATTATACGAaatggatagagatgtgaggaagaacgtgAGATATCCGGTGGAGTGAGAGGGCTCATGGTAGGGTATGGATACAGGGAGTGGGGAAatatgggatgtttcgggaacccaatagttgtatttggTTTTGTCCTTTGTAATATGGAAAGGTTGGGTTGTTAGATTTgggatatataaaaaaaaaggttcaatcTGAAGCcatttatttttggataattGGCACTTATGAATTATACTTTTCCTTGTTTGGAGAATGCCACTCAATATCTGTCTTGTCCTGGATGTCATGTATGAATACCATggaattatcaatattttcttttatgttatcAAACACTCCAATTGACAAGTGCCTGACTAAATAGGCTTGTATCATTGGCAACAACTTTTCTCAGTTGTCAGATGACATTTTGCAGTCACtctagaattttgtttttattttttttaattttaattttaaatttcttcttttgtaACTTAAGTTTGTCATATAATCTGGGTGAAGGAGCCTCACAATCCTGATTGTGTGACCTTCCCTGATGAAGGACAGTGCAGATGACACTGGAACTCATGGTAGCAGATTCAAAATCTCGTTGAATTGCCAATTGATAACGGTTGGAAACACCAGGCATTTTATCATCAAATTGGAAGTTGAATGTTTCCAAATAAGGTTTTGACTTGATTATTGCTTGTGTTATCTAGCAAGATCTAAAGGCACCCAAACTCATCTTTGGGCTAGAAAACAGGTTTTTATAGAAACATCCTTGGCATcaggtttgaaaatattgatcATGCATCTTGCTTTCCAAACTCATCCTTGGCATAAGATTATTGCTTTCCAAACAGCTAAGTTTGGAAAGCAAGATTGTAGGCTTGTAGATTTGCGCTCTTCCTTCAGATCAAGTACTTTGTATATGCAAATATTGACCATGCATCTTGCTTTGTGTTGTCATGCATCATCACTCAACCTTATATTCCTTGAATGCTCTGTTCTTGTATTCAGAAGATATGATAGCCAGACTTGTGTTAATATGCTTCTTGATATTGCTGTAGATCTTGCCGCTTAAGAAATCAAGTTTTAGTTTTCTCCATTTCAAGTCCTATGCAAAGTTAATTGGAAGGTTTCAGTTTAGAAATGGGAATGGAGGGGGAGAGATCACAATATTCAGTGAAAGGGAGGAATAAAAACTCTTGACAAGAGTGCGTTTTTGTTTCCATGAGAACAGTTCTTTTATTCCTATTCTCATTTCTAGTACAAGTAGACTAAGCACATTTATGAATGAAAAATGGAATGGATTTCCAGCTTCCATTCCCATTCCTATTCCAGTGTACCAAACATGCCTTTGGTGTCTAAGGGAAAATAATTGTGTTGCCTGATAATCAACCTTACGACTTGGAATGCAGTCCATCTCTGATATTATATTGGCAGGGGCAAGTGATATCAAAAATTTACAGGAGTGAACCTCCCGATGTTCCTGATTCCTTCTCATCAGATGCCCGAGATTTTATCCTCAAATGCTTGCAAGTCAACCCTAGTGATCGGCCTACTGCTGGTGAGTTGCTGGACCATCCATTTGTGAAGAGGCCATCTGGCCCTCAATCTCCTCGTACGAGTGGAATACAACCTTAAGTGCTTTTGATCTAGCTACGGAGCATCAAATACATCGAGGTAAAATAAAACACCTTTTTggagtaatttcttttctttagcaGCATTGATCCATCAGACACTGGAGTTTGTCCAATCCAGCTGGAGGAAGTACATCCCTATAGTAtgactttttaatttatttattttttctactttAGAACTCACTCATCTTCCTAAATAcaaaaattctttatatttacACAACAATTTAACTTCAACATCTTTTCATATAAGAATTCCTTTTCATATAATATTCCTTACTACCAAAAACTAATTCTAATTAAATgactttaatttaatatatataaatattaagataTATACTCCTATAAATATAGTTCTTAAAGATGTTAAACTCCTTTAAAAAGCATCAAATGGTAATAAATAAGAACTAGAGAAAAACCATTCAAATACGAAGTGAAATCCAAAATAgaaatgtgaggaaaaaaattatcattgacTCTTGACTCTTGCCAAACCAACCCACTACCATCCAATGTCAAATTGTCTAACAAATGGGAATTGAAAGCATAGAAGAGAATCATTGACTCTACTTACCCCATTATCTTAAAAATGTTGTCTCTGCCCTCCTTTCATTAAgtttcttaaaaatttcaaGCTTCTTTATCATATAAAGTATAAAAGAGAATCATTCTTAGCCCATTATCTTAAAAATCCCACCCTTCTCTCCTTTCATAAAGTTTCCTAGAAATTTCAAgcttctttattatataaagtaTAGAAGAGAATCATTGAATCATTGTAGCCCATTATCAAGTGTTGCTTCTCCTTTCTAAAGGTTAATGTCCTTGTAGCCATTCACATGTGTTTCaagaaaaatgaagttattTTGCCCCTAGGaactatagaaataaaattttgttaagaattttaaaatataaaaataaaaaaattttaaataagagtattttatataattttatatattttttaaaattaaatatccaatttttaattatctcaAAAGTTGGAGAAGCtccaaaaaagaagaataatgtCTTGCAATTAGATAactaattcaaaataatctGAATACTTCTTAATCCACTTGTGGTTAACATTCCATTAAaattatgtcaaatttatttaaatttacttgcatttatttatttaaaattattcaaagcaTCTCAATACattattcatttttgttttgaaaaaaaatttgtatcacGTTTCTAGAAaagaattattaatatatattgattttcttacaaatatttttcattaaattttaaaacttgtttttacttAAACTTTAAATGGGTTTGTATgcttgtgtttt comes from the Vitis vinifera cultivar Pinot Noir 40024 chromosome 12, ASM3070453v1 genome and includes:
- the LOC109123441 gene encoding mitogen-activated protein kinase kinase kinase 1-like, producing the protein MFFPSLTQVFLFFLFCSDGFFFAVKEVSLLDQGGKGKQSIYQLEQEISLLSQLEHENIVRYYGTNKDDSKLYIFLELVTKGSLLSLYQKYHLQESQASVYTKQILNGLKYLHEQNVVHRDIKCANILVDVHGSVKIADFGLAKATKLNDVKSCRGTPFWMAPELSHPPHQPLEALPPDWALRSTNEVVNWKNEGYGLATDIWSLGCTVLEMLTRRPPYSHLEGGQVISKIYRSEPPDVPDSFSSDARDFILKCLQVNPSDRPTAGELLDHPFVKRPSGPQSPRTSGIQP